In the genome of Arachis stenosperma cultivar V10309 chromosome 6, arast.V10309.gnm1.PFL2, whole genome shotgun sequence, the window CGTGGCAATCTGTAAAAAGCGTGACAAaaaaagcgtggcaatagaGCAACCGTCACTCTTGCAGACGTCACCTTTTCATCAAAAGTATGACGGTAGTTCAAAAAACGTGGCAAAAAGTTATCACCAcgctttttataatttttttgtcacgttttaaaagcgtggcaatagaATTATTTTCTTGTAGCGAGAGAATTACAAAGGAAAAGAATATATAACGTTGTTTTTGAAATAGTTATAGGGACTATGTCAATCTCATTTTTGAAACAATTACAAGAACTAATTTGTCCATCTCGTTTTTAAAATAGCTACAGAGATTGATTTATTCATTTTGCTAGAGACATAGACACTTAATAACTATGTGTACAAATTAACATGTTATATCAATAATTATGTTAGCGAATAATGAGTAATAATAGAGAAATCTGGCCAAAGACTATGGTATCTATTATCTAATGAAGATAAGTGTTGGAATCGAATTGTATTGTATATTAAATTCTTTTGAATACTAAAGTGTTTCCTTTTAAAAAGTTTATTAGAGactgatttaaaaattattccattataaaaatttaaaatacaagcgtaatgttatttttattatttttgtatttttttaatggtacacctataatttttaaaagtgaatgataaaaaataaacaatattaacaaaataaaaaaataaacaataaaaatatatagaaaaaataatgCAACTATCATTTCTCAATATATAAATTTGTGATAGGGAGGTGACCCCAGCAAAGCAATGCATGATGCATCAGCTTTCCAGTTGTTGTCCCTACCTGTACCACTCCTTTAAAACCTTCCTTCCGCACATCAAATCTCCAAATTTTCCTTAACTACATTTATCTTAAAACggaaaaaatatagaaaaaaaaaagatgggCAAAAAAATGAAGCTCCCCTCTCTTCTCAAGAAcacttctgcttcttcttcttcttcttcgtcttcttcttggGCTTGGCCTTCATGTCACCAACCAAAAACCCACTCTTTCAGAGCCACCAAAGAAATCTTCAAGACCTACTTCGACGCCACCGTCACCGCCATGGACACGCTACTTCTCAACACCTCCGAAGACTCCTTCTTCACCGTGTCTCCGGACTCCACCAGCTTCTCAACCACTTCCGACGACGACTACACACCGTCAACAAAAGACGACTCATCTCTCGAGACCGTCATTCGCGGCTTGCGCCACCGCTCCGACCGCCTGTTCTTCGACCCGGACGACGGCAGTTCCATCATAGAAGCAAAATCAGTAACCGCAACGGGAACGGCGGGAGCGTCGTGGTCGTTGCCGTTGTTCAAGGACAGCGTGGCGTTGTCCATGGAGTCACGAGATCCTTACGTGGATTTCAGAAAGTCCATGGAAGAAATGGTGGAGGCTCATGGAGTGAAAGATTGGGAAGGTCTTGAAGCGCTTCTTGGTTGGTACTTGAAGGTTAATGGGAAGAGCAATCATGGATATATAGTTGGTGCTTTCGTTGATTTATTAGTCTCTCTTACACttgcttcatcttcttcttctactacttCATCTTCTgattctccttcttcttcttcttcctattctccttcttctcctttgTCCTTTTATAGTTCTTCACTCTCTTCCTCTTGTGTTTCTTGCTTGGAGGCTGAACAAGAACCACAAGAggttgatgatggtgatgataaTCATACTCCTCCTGCTTCTTCGTCTTCGTTGTTGGAGCAAGATAAGGAGAAGATCAAATATGAACatgttgcttcttcttcttcatcatcttcctcAAAAGTCTAAGTTTTTGTTTATCATAAAACTATTCATCATCAAAGGTTAAACTTATTAGACAGATATATGTATCGAAAAGAATTGTATTATTGTTGTGTACTTTTTAGGCTCCAAAAATTCTATTATTATGTATCTCTTTTTTGGAATATATCCGAATTTTATTATTCGGATGGACTGATCTGACTCATAGTAGATTGTATCTGCTACTCTTAACACGATATGTGGCTTCTAGCAGAATTGTAATTTATTAGTATAAGTAACAATTTCTTTTTCATGATTTTCATGGCGAGCTAATTTCTTATCCAATATATGTGCGCTGGCCTTCATGGAGGGGAACTTGAGAGTATTATCACTTTctatttttcccaatttaattaTGAGAATGTTTTAAAAACTAAGCTTACACAGTTAATATTGCAGTCAATACCAACGTATATACGAAATACAATATTGAAATTAGGAAATTAGTTGCTTTAATATTATTTCTTATCATTCCactttaattatatatgttcCTGCATGAAAGACACATACATAGGGGTGGAAAATCCTATTTTTGTCTTAATCTTTATTATGCTTCGTTCACTGCcatttatgtaaaaaatattatctcTTATCAaatctaatttatatatatggTTAAATGACACCAAAATTCTCAACCAATTAATTGCATTAATTAAATTTCATTACGCAGACAGTGTCACTATTTGTtactgaatttgaaaatagttTTGCTTAGCAAACATTAGGTTATTTGTAGAAATTAATTCATAAACGTGGTAGCTAGAAATACAAGAGAGTTAGCTAGTTAGGTTAGTGCTTTGCTTCAACGGCATTGTGATATTTATGACATTCAGAGTTTCATGCGAGTAACTTGTTGCTATAGCCATACCTTTTAGGCTTTTACTCTCTTGTTCCGTACATGTTTGAATTTGGAAAAATTAATATGCTAAGCAGAGACAAGAAAAAAACATAACATTTTACCTATTGAGTATGGTGGCTACTCACATAAAGTTATCTTTACGCAATATGtgatgaaaataatatataaaaattattatataataatttaatcaaatatattaaattattttattatttttatttgaaaatttttttaatttttagtagtTTTGATCATTATTTAACtggtataatattaaattactttttaataaataaactttattaattcgtatgtataaatttaaaatatgaatataaattacattaatttatgtgtacaaaattttgataaatatatgtgtaaattatatattttttatgtataaaatgAATGTAAATATGAATGCAAATTATTACTTGTCAAGcgttgataaaaaataataatatttattagtcATGTAATATTGATctttttatttgtcattttcacataaaaataattggtttaattattctgttggtttctatagttttgcgaaatttttaattaggtccttatactttttttccttttaattaagtccctgcattaaatttttttttcaattaggtccatcttagtagtaattggcttaattaTATAGGgactaaactaaaaaaaattgtgcagggactcaaataaaaagaaaaaaaatatagaaacctaattaaaaatttcgcgAAATTATTGagaccaacagaataattaaaccaaaaTAATTTCATAGAAGTGATCTCCATTATTAATATTATCTTggatataaattatttatgataaataaataataggGTTGAATTTTCTAAAAGATTTTCATGTGTTATTAATTAATGTAATGTCTTAATTAATAATATCTACAGATTAAAGAACTAGTTAATAATAATCCAGTAGCACTTCTTGTGGAAGGTCCACCGTTTGATACTCTGCACTTGTATTGATCAGAAGTGAAATGAAGAAGGAGATCAGAGCCGTTAGTTTTAAATTGGAAAGTCATTATCAAATGATGTATACAAATCCATGGCAGAATTTTGGCGTGGTCCTGCTTAAACTCATATACTGTGCAACTGCAGCAACCAGAATTATCTTAggcattttcttaaaaaaaaaattgttacttCTCCTTTAAATTCAGCtttgagttaattttttaagaatttattattatttaattaatttaaatatccATTTTTACGtattaattgtttaaaaaataaaaaaattaattattttatatttttttttctaaaagccgaataaaagataaaatttaaaggATATATAGTTAGACTAAAAAAACAAACAGTGAAATTAAATTTCATTGTCTTGGACCATAGGGATAATAATAAGAAggattttgttttaaaaaaaaaaaagaaaagaaaaaaaaacaccaaaatGATTGTGTGTGTGAATTTCacttatatatacatatgtactaaaatatatttatctatCTAGTACATAACATATGCTTGAGTTGAAAAACGTTGTCTTATGTGGCTATGGTGTAAATTTTGGAATATACTTCATGTCCTGGAGAAACCAACATTAGTGGCTAAGAGATTTAGGAAGAGTACAAAAATTAAATCTGTCACACTTTGCAATATAATAGCCAAAATCACAACTACTGTTTCGAATTTAAGATGCATGTGTAACTTGAAAATTTATAACATTTTCCGTAGTAGTATAtatgttaataattaatataaagaATGTTTATTAGGATGTGGTTGTCCCTAATATTATTACCACGCACCTCGTAGGTCATAATAATAGCATAGCATATTGGAAGTTAAAATcattgtcattcatcactttgAAGCAAACTAGTGGTTGTTGGAAAAAACAAGAGAGGAGACATGTTGAAGAGAATGTCATGCACTCACTCAATCTATGGTCCCTTAGGAATTAATAGAAACAATGAAATGATATTTTGCCAAATCCCCTGTCACTATGAGTCCCTCTCCATCCTCTATAGTCTACACCATTACCATTTATTCAGATTCATAGATATATAtaccacttcttttttttttgggtgtcAATGCATGTGTTTGAAGGGTGGGAAAATAATTGATTTGTAGTTCCtgatttaaattttcttgtcaGCTCTACAAATAATGACAAAGACGTTACTACTGAGTTTTAATGAATAGTTGTAATTCATTTAAAAGTTTGTTGGACCTCATAGATATTACAATTAAATACATACACTAATTGCATCACTCGCCATGAATGAAGAAATGATAAAAGAACCATATATACCGTTGTTAATTTCCGGAGAAGGGtcatttcaaatcaaatatacATACGACTCTTTAGAAATGAATTATATATGCATGCATTTAATGTAGATGAGCAGATCCATATGTGTAAACCTAACTTATGCATTGAGATATATAGTTAATAAAATctaagaattttataaaatataaatgaaaCCTATTTTACTGTTTTCTGGTTATTAATTGGGATTCCCAATAAATTTCTCTCATCTTCCATCATTCACCTATTGGGACAAAGAAATCCATATATATTTATACTAGAGCTGGGACCAAGTCTTAAAGTCAAACCTAGCTAGCACTAATAAGTGTAGTAAGAAGTGATagctaataataatattattgctatGCAGCTCCAAACTCTCTATTGCAATCTCTTACGtatgtctatatatatatatgtcaagttgcattattattatttaatgaaTATATAATTGAATATACAACATATTTTACAAAGATCAAAATAAGGAGCCTTTTAAGCATAGATTCCTGCCTGATGATTCCTCTCTGGCACCGAAGCTTCTAAACatgaacaaattaaataataatttcaattttcatggATCGGAGTACGGCACACATTTTGATATTTCTTGTCTATCTATGGCTTATGTTATGAACTAAAAACCAGACACTGTAGGTGAGCATAATAGATAATCTTCTTAAACGAATTAATTATTGCTCTCATGAAAATTAGTACTAGCTAGCTAGCTCGTAGGAAGTACCAAAAATCATACATCACCTTCATGATATATCGTTATGGGATTTGCGTATGTCAATACTCCTATATTCTCTTAATTAAATTTTCTATGTATTATTTATTAGTTATaaagtttttcattttttagttCCTATAAAAAACATTTTTGGATTTTGATTAAAACGTAAGAGTATTTATTTtaaccattattattgttaaatatACAGTCATTCATGTAGtttcttttatcaatttaattaaaaaaaatttataatctAAACAATTTacaattcaattttaattactctaagaaaaaaaagtttagCTTAAggcaacaaaaaaaattacgtAAAACCTAAAGAGATTTTtgtgtaaaaaaatatattaaagataTAATCGTATATTTCTCCTCCAATAAACTTAGTttaaatttatagaaaaaaatataagatttttaTTAAGGACTTTGATAAGTATTgacataacatatttttttaaagcagaaaataaaattaattagatAAAAGATCTAAAATATCTAAATAGACTAAATTACATATTTTTAACGGTGTTTATACTTATTATGGTAATACCATTTTTGAAAGGATGGTTACATGATGAATTGAACACAAACTAATAAAACAAATTTGTATGACCAAAATAAAAAGGAAGggatattttataaaaacttatttaaaatttatttatttttccggTTTTCGACAAATAAACAGACACACCGCAGGTTTTTACTTGTCTTACAACTTAGGGGAAAGCAATCCGGGATGCAAACTTTAAGGCCATTAATTAATGCTAACTAGTTTACTAGTATTTAGTGTGATAAATGATAATGACCCAACAATGAGACCCTCATTTTCCGATAAATAAATTCACTAATTAATTAACTACGAGAACTGTGACCAAACACAACTTGTTTAACTTGTTGTGTTCTTGCATTAAATGCACTATCTGAGCCCAATTCACCTTCCCAGATTGGACCCTTTTCTGTTTGGAAATTGCGCATCAGTCCTCATTCATTGCTGCACTGCCTACTGCTTACTCATTCATTCAAATACACTAATATGCCAAAATAGAAATCGAAAATAACCCATGCAAATACAAAATTTCATGATCTATATTATGTTTGCTAGTAGTAAAATAAtttcataagaaaaaaaatgagataatGCCTATGTTTGTCAGGGGAAATGAGAATATCAGAAGTGTATGCCTGGAAAGTCAGTGATtgttttttatcattatttaaGCATACTTGAGcatttcaaatttgaatttcacATCTCAGATTAGAAGTTATTAATTCTCACTACAATTAATTTAGAGTCGTTTGAATTACGTTTTTATTttccatatttttatttttttagtattttataaaagaaaattagtattaataataaaattcagTTGTTTATTTGCACTTTTttaataagattttgaaaataagaatactaaaaataaaagaatcagTATCTGAAatcaatttataattaattagtattagctaattttttattataaaattatttttttgagggtatagaatttaaaatttaattaaaatttaaaattaaataaattgacCCCTGttggttaaaaaaataattttttagttgaacttaaaattaaaattaaaataataaaaagactCAATTCAAGCATATCCTTGACGTACTTCTACGTCTTACGTACATTGTCAATATtcttcaactaaaaaaaaaaaaatctcctTTCATTTTGAAATGAATGTTGGTTTATTAAATAAagtaataattgaaaaataatatatcaAGAGATAATACTAAACAAATATcctatataaaaattttatctaaaattaaaattttaaataaattaaagtattaCCATATCAACAAAACACGTACACATATATTTGAAAtcaattattctaataatgaattatttttatttagtttattttttataacaaattttaaatatttaaaaattatttatttttatattttataaattaaatattaattcttaatttttaataagttaAAAAACTCTTTTCAGATTTTTAAGTACTAtaacaattatttatattttatgattatagGTGAATAATGTTGTAGTACTTAAAATGTGGTACTTACTTactaaaaaaagttaaaaattaatatttaatttaaaaaatataaaaataaataattttaaaaaatcaaaatttattataaaaaataagttagacaaaatttaaatatcaattTATAAATACCATAGGATTGACCATGATTATATTACTTGCTTGTATGCGCTTATGCAATTCTAccttttggttttttttttttttttcatgaaagCCTTAAGTTTCATGATAGAAAGTTAAGAGTTGAGACGAGGGACAATGCAACTTTTGCATGAAAATGTGAACTGGAGCGTAACAAGCAGGTAATGCCCAGATTAGCATCTTTTAAGAATCTGAAAATCATGAATGAAAGTGATCTATCTATCCATCTTTCTCgtgataaaaaagaaaagaaaagaggttATATATTTGCTAAATAAAGATTAAAGAAAGTGATATTTCAAGTCGTGCAGATTGTGACCTATGCTATATGCATATCAAGACTCTTAATTTCCAAACAAAATGTACTCTATCAATTAATTATCATCATACTAGCTACTACCCATTCTACACGTAACaaactaattaaataataaaaaattttcggAGTTAACTTttttcaactaaaaaaaatttcatttttgtCCCATATCTATCATGGATCTTCGTTTAGCTATGAGCCAGAGGGGTGTATATTCATGggtattaaataaaattaaaaaaaataatataatccaactgaaaataaaataaatttataaatattatccAAATTTAACGTCCATGAGTTACTTCCAAATTCCAACTCCTGGCTTCATTATTGTTGTATGTTTCCAAAGAAAAGGTTTAGTTAAGATGAGTAAAACATCTAAATAGAAAATTTTTATGCTGACATACACTactaaaaaattagttattatagaCGGATATTTTCGATGAATTTTATCTCACGGAAATACAGACGGAATTTTAGAGGGATTTttgtcaaaaaataaaaaaaatgaattagcataaattaTAGACGGAAAAGAGAATTCGTCGATAATTCTGtcggaaaaattaatttttttcgtgagaAATGATTATAGATGGAAAATCCGTCAATAATTAAATGGACAAAACGCTgcagttttattaaattattacagacagaaaatccgtctgtaatttaaaatttttcgtcggaaatattaaaataaagttTTGGAAATCACGTTCTTCTCTCCGTTTTAGTTCCCACTCCCGTGCCTCTACACTCATTCAAAAGGTTTTTATTGATGCATTGTTTCTTGTTTCCGTGTTTTTGCTGAAGATTGATTGGCTAAACAAGTTTCTTGAATAGCCTTACCTTGATAAGGTATTTGCATTTTGAATAAGCTTtgatcattttttatttttgctttttacCTTAGTTGTTTGTTTGTCGTAGTGTGTTAATTGTTCTTTTGTTTAGGCAATTTGCAAGATAGAATTAGTTATACACTATACACTAAAAGAATTTTGATTTCAATGCTTAAACTACTTTAACTGTAGTAGGCAGATAaaatttctctttcttttttaaatattatccGATTCTGGAAAGTGGAAGCTTGGTTCTTTTACTTGTCATAAGAAACATATCAGAGACTCTAGCTAGttctttctttttgctgcttttCAAAGATTCTATCTCTGAATGTGCAAAGCAGGACAAGATGGAAAGTAGAGGGAGCAAAGCAATGCTTGCACAGAAAAATGGGCGTTGATCGAATCGAGAAAGGAAAATGGCTTTGATACAAGATGTATGTGATAATTTATTAGTGAAATAAATTTTCAGTACATAGAGTAAATTAATGTTTTCAAACTTGACAGGTTGATAagttgaagagaaagctaagacaTGAAGAGAATGTGCATAGTATACTTAatacttgctttctttcttgtcaagtctaaaaaaaaacaaactcaCTCTTACGAAGAAAgtataattagaaatttaggatgGATGAATTAagttttaactaaaaaataatgtaGTAAGGTTACTAGGATCTTGCACAGAAGGTATTTGTGGATTTGACGAGATGGTGGCAGGGAAGGAGAGGAAGTATTACATGTTTGGTGGGAAAGGGGGTGTGGGAAAAACAAGCTGTGCTGCCTCCCTTGCTCAGGTATCTAACGAGACcaaaaaaatcttttcattgtttagtttagtagttctTCAATATGGATAAAACTTTAGAAGTGTAATGCTACAATCTCGTTAGGATTTGACAGGTGGTAGGCTTGTTCCAGTTGAAGGAGTGGAGTCACCATTATATGCTCTCGAGGTACTcattttgattgaaaaagaattgaatatTAAACTAATAGTGTATCGAAGGTTTAATGATATCATCGCAATGTACACTTTATTACAATAGCTACCAGTGTTAAGAGTTTCAAGTAAAGCTTGAAGACtgttcttgttgaaattgaatAAGCTTAATGAGAGAATGACTTAGAA includes:
- the LOC130933192 gene encoding transcription repressor OFP13-like, which produces MGKKMKLPSLLKNTSASSSSSSSSSWAWPSCHQPKTHSFRATKEIFKTYFDATVTAMDTLLLNTSEDSFFTVSPDSTSFSTTSDDDYTPSTKDDSSLETVIRGLRHRSDRLFFDPDDGSSIIEAKSVTATGTAGASWSLPLFKDSVALSMESRDPYVDFRKSMEEMVEAHGVKDWEGLEALLGWYLKVNGKSNHGYIVGAFVDLLVSLTLASSSSSTTSSSDSPSSSSSYSPSSPLSFYSSSLSSSCVSCLEAEQEPQEVDDGDDNHTPPASSSSLLEQDKEKIKYEHVASSSSSSSSKV